A portion of the Sabethes cyaneus chromosome 3, idSabCyanKW18_F2, whole genome shotgun sequence genome contains these proteins:
- the LOC128740095 gene encoding uncharacterized protein LOC128740095, protein MFTDGSKMDGRTGYGIYDQEEKVSHSGRLKTQFTIMNAEIVAIIRAVEYLINKSISKAVIFTDSQSAAQLIKNTKTEENFLICTIYRLVNNSQINNLTIQWIPGHIQLTGNDRADYAAKLGTTRNFIEDMPITKEDLILSLKNENACLWNERYKEISKEKGVYHFKILPDIKLKPWFHHICLPTDLTIIISRIRTGHLATKDRLYKWGLVAKENCDTCNTQENILHILHDCPKYNSQRSKYPILAKKLDLIPVLTENKLDNIIQIARFVKEIKVSV, encoded by the coding sequence ATGTTCACCGATGGATCGAAAATGGATGGACGAACGGGTTATGGAATATATGATCAAGAAGAAAAAGTGTCGCACAGTGGCAGACTTAAAACACAATTCACTATAATGAATGCTGAAATCGTGGCAATAATCAGAGCTGTGGAGTACTTAATAAACAAATCAATCTCAAAGGCGGTAATATTCACTGACAGCCAAAGTGCCGCTCAACtcattaaaaatacaaaaacagaGGAAAATTTTCTTATCTGCACCATTTATAGACTAGTAAATAATTCACAGATAAATAATCTTACCATACAATGGATACCGGGACATATACAGTTAACCGGGAATGATAGAGCAGACTATGCTGCTAAATTAGGAACAACAAGAAACTTTATTGAAGATATGCCAATCACTAAAGAAGATTTAATACTAAgtctgaaaaatgaaaatgcctGCCTATGGAACGAAAGATACAAGGAAATCTCAAAAGAAAAAGGTGTATACCACTTTAAAATCCTCCCCGACATTAAACTGAAACCTTGGTTTCACCATATTTGTTTACCAACCGATCTCACGATAATTATATCAAGAATTCGTACTGGTCACTTAGCCACCAAAGACAGGCTGTATAAGTGGGGACTGGTAGCGAAGGAAAACTGTGATACGTGTAACACTCAGGAAAACATACTTCATATCCTACACGACTGTCCTAAATATAACTCACAAAGAAGCAAATATCCAATACTGGCGAAGAAACTAGATTTAATACCTGTTCTAACTGAAAACAAACTAGATAATATCATACAGATCGCGCGTTTTGTCAAGGAGATTAAAGTTAGCGTTTAA